One genomic region from Jiangella sp. DSM 45060 encodes:
- a CDS encoding branched-chain amino acid ABC transporter permease, whose protein sequence is MTPALIDADRGAPASRAAQLRRPAVWVAAAVAVAVAAWVLFLADGTPAGAAVDDPGKFLVTILDGVTFAGLLFVAASGFTLIFGLMRTVNMAHGSLFLLAAYVAIRVQEAMVGRSRNLDPSDVGLLDWVVPMLAGAGVAAVLGLLIQQLFLQWNEGQELRQTLLTLAITVVLADQMLREFGGLAQRVVWPGAVTRFLTVGGERYAVTRLLLLGIALLVGLLLWLWLTRTGVGLIIRAGVDDRQMVRGLGIDIRRVFALTFLVGSFLAGLGGVLGASFAGAAPGTDGSWLLNALVVVIIGGLGSLKGAAAGSLLYGMVVALSPAYLPSQYTYYAIIMTFGLLALVLAVRPYGLFGRPA, encoded by the coding sequence ATGACACCTGCCCTGATCGACGCGGACCGGGGCGCGCCGGCGAGCCGGGCGGCGCAGCTGCGCCGGCCCGCGGTCTGGGTCGCCGCCGCCGTCGCGGTGGCCGTGGCCGCCTGGGTGCTGTTCCTCGCGGACGGCACGCCCGCCGGCGCCGCGGTCGACGACCCCGGGAAGTTCCTGGTCACGATCCTGGACGGGGTGACCTTCGCCGGGCTGTTGTTCGTCGCGGCGTCGGGGTTCACGCTGATCTTCGGGCTCATGCGCACGGTGAACATGGCGCACGGCTCGTTGTTCCTGCTGGCCGCCTACGTCGCCATCCGCGTGCAGGAGGCGATGGTCGGGCGGTCGCGCAACCTCGACCCGTCCGACGTCGGCCTGCTCGACTGGGTGGTCCCGATGCTGGCCGGCGCCGGTGTCGCCGCCGTGCTCGGCCTGCTGATCCAGCAGCTGTTCCTGCAGTGGAACGAGGGCCAGGAGCTGCGCCAGACGCTGCTGACGCTGGCCATCACGGTGGTGCTCGCCGACCAGATGCTGCGGGAGTTCGGCGGGCTGGCCCAGCGGGTGGTCTGGCCGGGCGCCGTGACGCGCTTCCTCACCGTCGGCGGCGAGCGGTACGCGGTCACGCGGCTGCTGCTGCTCGGCATCGCCCTGCTGGTCGGCCTGCTGCTGTGGCTGTGGCTGACCCGCACCGGCGTGGGTCTGATCATCCGGGCGGGCGTCGACGACCGGCAGATGGTGCGCGGCCTGGGGATCGACATCCGCCGGGTGTTCGCGCTCACCTTCCTCGTCGGCTCGTTCCTGGCCGGCCTGGGCGGAGTCCTCGGCGCGTCGTTCGCCGGCGCCGCGCCGGGCACGGACGGCAGCTGGCTGCTGAACGCGCTCGTCGTCGTGATCATCGGCGGGCTCGGCTCGCTCAAGGGCGCCGCGGCCGGCTCGCTGCTGTACGGCATGGTCGTCGCGTTGTCGCCCGCCTACCTGCCGAGTCAATACACCTACTACGCGATCATCATGACGTTCGGTCTCCTGGCGCTCGTGCTGGCCGTGCGTCCCTACGGGCTGTTCGGGAGGCCGGCATGA